The window CCGCCACCTCGAATTAGTTGTTATCTTTATAGCGGTATTATCGCTTGAAATACCAGTATAAAATTCAAAGATTGGACAAACTCCGCATAGTGCGCGGCTGTGGCTTGGGCAGTTCCCACCCCAGGTCGATCTGGGTACGCGATGATGATGTTCGGACTGATCGGGTTCACGGGATACCGTTGGCTGGCGGGCCCGGCGCACATGTCGGGCTGCCACGCTCGCGGACGATGATCCGCGGGCCGATGCGCCGTCAGGTGTTGCGGGGCGCTACCGCGCCGGCCTCTTGATCTGGCTTGCAGCGACCGTCCTGTCGCGGCCTTCCGCCTTGGCGGCGAGCAGGGCGGCATCCGCGCGGGCGAGAAGGGTTTCCACCGAGCCATCCGCGGGCGACGCCGAAACGCCCACCGAAACGGATACCATGCCGAGGATCTGCCCCGCATGGGAGAGCGCCGCGCCGCTGATCTTCTGCCGCAGCGTTTCCGCCAGCTCGATTGCCTGTTGCTCGCCGAAAGACGGCAGAAGGGCGGTGAATTCCTCGCCGCCGAAACGGAAGGCGTCGCCCGCCGTCGCGCAGGTGTCGCGTAGCGTCTGCCCGACGAACTGCATCACGAGGTCTCCGGCGTCATGGCCGAACTGGTCGTTGAAGCGCTTGAAATGGTCGATGTCGATCATCAGGCAGGCAAGCGGTTCCCCGCTCCGCTCGCCGACATGTCTGCGCAGCGTCTCATCCAGGGAGCGGCGATTGAAAAGCCCCGTCAGCGGATCGCGAGCGGCAAGGGCCGTCAGCTTCTCTCGCAGCTGCAGGTTGGCGATAGCAAGGCCGACATTCTCTGCGATCAGTTCGAGATAGAGCCGCGGCCCCGCAGGTCCCAGCGCGTCCTCCTGCCGTTCCTCCAGATAGAGAAGCCCGATCATGTCGCCCTGCGCGGTCAGGGGGACGCAGAGCGCGCCGACACCGGGCGGATCGAGATGCTGGCAGGGCACGTCCACGCCGTCGTCGCTGCTGCGATGGGCGCGGCCGCGCCGCAAGCCCCAGCATTCGGTGGCCGGAAACGCCGCCGCCGAGTGCTGCGGCTCGAGCCATGCCCCGGCCCGCACCAGCGTGGTATTGCTCTCGTTCAGGATATAGAGGCCGCCGGCAAGGCCGGGAAAGATCTCCGGCGAGAAGCGGACGATCACATCGGTCAGCTCGGCCTGGTTCTGGCACGCCTGGACCCGGTGCATCATCTGCAGGATGAGGTCCTTGGTATGCTGGTCGGCCCTGCGATCCGCATCCAGCTTCTCGCGTTCGATGAGATTGGTACGGAAGATCTCGATCGCCTCGTTCATTTCGCCGATCTCGTCCGCCCGCCGATCCAGCGGCACCTCGACGGTATAGTCCTGTCTGGCCAGCCGGCTGACAATTCCCGTCATCCGCCGCAGCGGCATCGCCACGCGCCGCCGCAGCACGAAATACAGCACCGCGACGAACAGGGCTCCGGTAACCGCAAGCATGACCTTGGCGGCAAGGCTCCACCAGTCGCTGCGCGCACGAGCCCTTTCGAGATTGGATTGTGTGCGTGTCGCGGTCAGGTCGCGGAAATGGGCGATCGTCTGGAGAAGCGCACTCTGGAGCCGCTCGTGTTCCGGGCCGAACAGCGCCGCCTGCGCGCCCGCCTTGTCGCCGCGCCGATAGGTTTCGATCGCTTCCGCCTCGATCTTGTCCAGGCCCTCCACATCCTTGACGATATCCGTCAGCACGGCCGCTTCCACCGGCTCCAGCCCGCGGGCAATGAGCTTGGCGGCGACCTCTTCCCGGCGCCGCTCCGTTTCCTCGTCCGCATGAAACGCCTGGAGATGGCGCTCCTCGCCGCGCATCACGTAAAGGCGCGCCTCGTCGCTTCGGACCTCGGCGCCCAGCGCCAGCTCCTCGGCCAACGTATCGAGCGAGAGATGTTCCTCGACCGCGGCACGCTCCTCGAGCGCGCTCCGGGACGACAGGATGAACGACGCGCCGGAAAGTGCCGTCAAGACGACCGTGATGCCATAGGCCCAATTGGTGATGGTGGTAATTCTCATCCCCTGACAATGCCACCGTCTGCTTGAGCGAGGATTAAGGAGAGGCTTTTTGCCGATTCGGCAACATCTCGCATCAATTCGCCCTTAATCCGGAAATTTTCGGCACGATTTGCGCACTACGGCTGAAATATTCTTGACATAATTCCGTTTCGGAAATTTACTTCCCGCAGTTGGCCGAAATGGAACCGCCCCATGACACAGCGTTACGTCGTCGACGATCTGGACCGTGAGATCATCCGCTACCTTTCCGAGGACGGGCGCCTCTCGGCAGCCGAGATCGCCGGCCGGATCGGCAGCGTGTCGGAACGCACCATCCGCAATCGCATCGCCGCCCTGCTGCAGGCAAAGATGATCGTCATCGGCGCCATCCCCGATCCCGTGGCGCTCGGGCGCGATGTGCAGGTCGAACTTCTCATCGAGGTGGAAGCGGGCAAGCTCGAGGACGTCGCCATCCAGCTCGCCGAATATGACGAGATCGGCTACCTCGCCGCGACCAGTGGGGCGGCCAATCTCAGCGCCTCGCTCTTCGTCGCCGATCATGCGGCGCTTCTCGAATTCATCGATCAGGAACTGGGCAAGCTGCCCGGCGTCAAGCACGTGACGACCTCGGTCGTCCTGCGGCTCTACAAGGTATTCGGCACGAGGACGACCGCGATCAGCCGCGGCACGGATCTCGGCGGCAAGAAGAAAGGGTAACCCATGCTGCGCATTGGGGTGGATGTGGGCGGGACTAATACGGACGCGGCGCTGCTGCGCGGCACCGAGGTTCTCGCAACGGTGAAGTCCTCGACCACGGCGGACGTGACCTCGGGCGTCGGCGCGGCGATCCGCACGGTTCTGGCCGAAGCCGGCATCGATGCGGCCTCCGTCGACGCCGTGATGATCGGCACGACGCATTTCCTCAATGCGGTCGTCGAAGGCCGCCATCTTGAAAAGGTCGGCGTCCTGCGGCTTTGCGGCGCGGCGACGCGCTCGCTGCCGCCAATGATCGACTGGCCCGATACGCTGCGCTCCATCGTCGAGGGCGGCGCGGCCATGGTGGGTGGCGGCGTGAACTACGATGGCTCCGAAATCGCCCCGCTCGATAGCGACGCCGTCCGCGCCGCCTGCCGCGAATGGCGTACCAAGGGCATTTCGGCGGTCGCGATCTGCTCGGTCTTCGCCCTGGTCGACCCGCGCATGGAAAACGAGGCGGCCGAAATCGTCGCCGAGGAAATGCCCGACGCCGCGATCAGCCTGTCGCACCGCGTCGGACGAACCGGCCTCCTGCCGCGCGAAAACGCCACGATCCTCAATGCGAGCCTGCACAAGCTCGGACACGAGACGGTCGGCGCCTTCCGCGCGGCCTTTGCCGCGCTCGGCCTTGCTTGCCCGCTCTACCTCACCCAGAACGACGGCACGCTGATGGCGGCGGACTTCGCCGAGCGCTATCCGGTCTTCACCATCGCCTCCGGCCCGACCAATTCCATGCGCGGCGCGGCCTTCCTCACCGGCCTTTCGGACGCCGCCGTGATCGACATCGGCGGCACCACCACCGATATCGGCATGCTGGTCGCCGGCTTCCCGCGCACCCGCAGCGAGGGCGCGATGATCGGCGGCGTGCCGACCAATTTCCGCGTGCCGGATGTCTATTCCTTCGGCCTTGGCGGCGGCAGCATCGTGCGCTCCGGCCCGCCCGCGACGGTCGGCCCGGATTCCGTCGGATTCCGCCTGCCGGAAAAGGCACTGTGTTTCGGTGGCGACACGCTGACCGCGACCGACATCGCCGTGGCGGCCGGTCTCGTCGACCTCGGCGACCGCAGCCGTCTCGGCCACATCGCCCCGGACTTCGCCCGGCAGATGTTGGCGCAGATGAAGGCCAGCATCGAGACGGTCCTCGACCGCATGAAGCCGAGCGCGGAGCCGATCCCGGCCATTCTCGTCGGCGGCGGATCGGTCCTCGTGGAAGGGCTGCTGGAGGGCACATCGGTATCGCTGAAGCCGGAGCATTTCGGCTCTGCCAACGCCATCGGCGCGGCCATCGCACAGGTTTCCGGGGAAGTGGACAGCGTCGTTTCGCTGGAGGGCACGACGCGGGAGCTCGCGCTGGACTCCATCGTTGCGGAAGCGCGGGCCCGTGCCGTCGAGGCCGGCGCGGCGCACGAGACGGTGACGCTCGCCGAGATCGAGGAAACGCCGCTGGCCTACCTGCCCGGCAATGCCGTGCGCATCGCGGCGAAAGTCATTGGAGAACTCAGGGCATGAAGTACTGGTCGCTCACCGAAACGGATATCGACCGCATCGCCATCGGCTGCGGCATCCTGGGCACCGGCGGCGGCGGCAGCACCTATCACGCCTCGCTGCGCGCCAAGGCGCTGTTGCGCGAGGGCAAGCGCATCCGCATGGTGCGGCCCGCCGACATGGCGCCCGACGCGCAGATCATCGGCATCGGCGGCATCGGCGCACCGACGGTCGGCATCGAAAAGATCGCCGAAGGTGCCGAGGGCGTGCGGCTGCTGCACGCGCTCGAACATCATATGGGCCGCAGGGTCGACGCCCTGCTCGGCGACGAGGTCGGCGGCGGCAACGGTCTTTCGCCCATGCTGACGGCCGCCATGGTCGATCTGCCGGTGGTGGATGCGGACGGCATGGGCCGCGCCTTCCCGGAAGTGCAGATGACCACCTTCTTCATCCACGGCCAGCCGGTGCAGCCGGCGGCGCTCGCCGATGCCGACGGCAACGTGCTGATCGTCACCGAGGCGACCACGCCGAAGATGCTGGAAAAGCTGCTGCGCGCCAGCACCATCGCCATGGGCTGCACGGCGCTGATGACGACGGCGCCGATGAGCGGCGAGTTCGTGCGTCGCTTCGGTGTGCCGCACACGACGAGCCAGGCCTGGACCCTGGGCGATGCC of the Roseateles sp. XES5 genome contains:
- a CDS encoding diguanylate cyclase, translated to MRITTITNWAYGITVVLTALSGASFILSSRSALEERAAVEEHLSLDTLAEELALGAEVRSDEARLYVMRGEERHLQAFHADEETERRREEVAAKLIARGLEPVEAAVLTDIVKDVEGLDKIEAEAIETYRRGDKAGAQAALFGPEHERLQSALLQTIAHFRDLTATRTQSNLERARARSDWWSLAAKVMLAVTGALFVAVLYFVLRRRVAMPLRRMTGIVSRLARQDYTVEVPLDRRADEIGEMNEAIEIFRTNLIEREKLDADRRADQHTKDLILQMMHRVQACQNQAELTDVIVRFSPEIFPGLAGGLYILNESNTTLVRAGAWLEPQHSAAAFPATECWGLRRGRAHRSSDDGVDVPCQHLDPPGVGALCVPLTAQGDMIGLLYLEERQEDALGPAGPRLYLELIAENVGLAIANLQLREKLTALAARDPLTGLFNRRSLDETLRRHVGERSGEPLACLMIDIDHFKRFNDQFGHDAGDLVMQFVGQTLRDTCATAGDAFRFGGEEFTALLPSFGEQQAIELAETLRQKISGAALSHAGQILGMVSVSVGVSASPADGSVETLLARADAALLAAKAEGRDRTVAASQIKRPAR
- a CDS encoding Lrp/AsnC family transcriptional regulator yields the protein MTQRYVVDDLDREIIRYLSEDGRLSAAEIAGRIGSVSERTIRNRIAALLQAKMIVIGAIPDPVALGRDVQVELLIEVEAGKLEDVAIQLAEYDEIGYLAATSGAANLSASLFVADHAALLEFIDQELGKLPGVKHVTTSVVLRLYKVFGTRTTAISRGTDLGGKKKG
- a CDS encoding hydantoinase/oxoprolinase family protein, with the protein product MLRIGVDVGGTNTDAALLRGTEVLATVKSSTTADVTSGVGAAIRTVLAEAGIDAASVDAVMIGTTHFLNAVVEGRHLEKVGVLRLCGAATRSLPPMIDWPDTLRSIVEGGAAMVGGGVNYDGSEIAPLDSDAVRAACREWRTKGISAVAICSVFALVDPRMENEAAEIVAEEMPDAAISLSHRVGRTGLLPRENATILNASLHKLGHETVGAFRAAFAALGLACPLYLTQNDGTLMAADFAERYPVFTIASGPTNSMRGAAFLTGLSDAAVIDIGGTTTDIGMLVAGFPRTRSEGAMIGGVPTNFRVPDVYSFGLGGGSIVRSGPPATVGPDSVGFRLPEKALCFGGDTLTATDIAVAAGLVDLGDRSRLGHIAPDFARQMLAQMKASIETVLDRMKPSAEPIPAILVGGGSVLVEGLLEGTSVSLKPEHFGSANAIGAAIAQVSGEVDSVVSLEGTTRELALDSIVAEARARAVEAGAAHETVTLAEIEETPLAYLPGNAVRIAAKVIGELRA
- a CDS encoding DUF917 domain-containing protein gives rise to the protein MKYWSLTETDIDRIAIGCGILGTGGGGSTYHASLRAKALLREGKRIRMVRPADMAPDAQIIGIGGIGAPTVGIEKIAEGAEGVRLLHALEHHMGRRVDALLGDEVGGGNGLSPMLTAAMVDLPVVDADGMGRAFPEVQMTTFFIHGQPVQPAALADADGNVLIVTEATTPKMLEKLLRASTIAMGCTALMTTAPMSGEFVRRFGVPHTTSQAWTLGDAVLNARAAKEDPVEAILRQSGGVRLLRGKVTDIARRIASGFNRGTLTVAGLDADAGRTIAIEIQNEYLIAREGEDIITMVPDLICIVDSETGRAIGTEELRYGLRIDVLSMPAPVLLRSEIALESVGPRAFGYDFDFVPVGISADAPPVPHYREDA